Proteins encoded by one window of Candidatus Palauibacter australiensis:
- a CDS encoding aminomethyltransferase family protein: MPAPSVVRGTPFHERTGPLCQAGNWRRWAGHLSASSYEPTHEHEYQAIRSACALIDVSPLYKYRLSGPGAAALANRVVTRDVDRQDVGQVYYTPWCDAAGKVRDDGTLHRLGGSDFRLTSAEPTLKWLHENGRGLDVTIAEETERVAALALQGPRSRDLLQRITDGDVAGLRYFRVMSARIAGIAAEISRTGYTGDLGYEIWVGAADAIPLWDALAAAGEPFGLAPAGMLALDMARLEAGLLLVDVDFIPAHRAIIEDQKSSPYELGLGWTVSLDASNFVGRAALRAERTRPLAWRFRGIVLDWESLEAAYATIGLPPQLPGTTLRDSVPLYAGGRQVGYATSRGWSPTLKTYLGLAHLEAESAAVGTELEIEVTVEHRRRRARATVAKTPFFDPDRKRATP; this comes from the coding sequence GTGCCAGCGCCTTCCGTCGTCCGGGGAACGCCCTTTCACGAGCGAACCGGCCCGCTCTGCCAGGCCGGCAACTGGCGGCGCTGGGCCGGGCATCTCTCGGCGAGTTCGTACGAGCCGACGCACGAGCACGAGTACCAGGCCATCCGCTCGGCGTGCGCGCTCATCGACGTCTCGCCGCTCTACAAGTACCGGCTCTCGGGCCCGGGCGCGGCGGCGCTCGCGAACCGGGTCGTCACGCGGGATGTGGACCGGCAGGACGTGGGACAGGTGTACTACACGCCGTGGTGCGACGCGGCGGGGAAGGTGCGGGACGACGGCACGCTGCACCGGCTCGGCGGGTCCGATTTCCGCCTCACCTCCGCCGAACCGACGCTGAAGTGGCTGCACGAGAACGGCCGCGGCCTCGACGTGACCATCGCGGAGGAGACGGAGCGGGTGGCGGCGCTCGCCCTCCAGGGGCCCCGTTCGCGCGATCTGCTCCAGCGGATCACCGACGGCGATGTGGCGGGACTCCGCTATTTCCGCGTGATGTCGGCGCGGATCGCCGGGATCGCCGCGGAAATCTCGCGCACGGGCTACACCGGCGACCTGGGCTACGAGATCTGGGTCGGCGCCGCGGACGCGATACCGCTGTGGGACGCGCTCGCGGCGGCGGGTGAGCCGTTCGGCCTCGCCCCGGCGGGCATGCTCGCCCTGGACATGGCGCGCCTGGAGGCCGGCCTGCTCCTCGTCGACGTCGACTTCATCCCGGCCCACCGTGCGATCATCGAGGACCAGAAGTCGTCTCCGTACGAACTCGGCCTCGGCTGGACCGTGTCGCTCGACGCGTCGAACTTCGTGGGCCGGGCGGCCCTCCGCGCCGAACGGACTCGCCCGCTCGCCTGGCGCTTCCGGGGGATCGTCCTCGACTGGGAGTCGCTCGAGGCGGCGTACGCGACCATCGGCCTCCCGCCGCAACTGCCGGGCACGACCCTGCGCGACAGCGTGCCGCTGTACGCGGGTGGACGGCAGGTGGGATACGCCACGAGCCGGGGCTGGTCGCCGACCCTCAAGACCTACCTGGGACTGGCGCACCTCGAAGCGGAGTCCGCCGCCGTCGGCACCGAACTTGAGATCGAGGTGACGGTCGAGCACCGGCGGCGCCGGGCCCGGGCCACGGTGGCGAAGACGCCGTTCTTCGACCCCGACAGGAAGCGGGCCACGCCGTGA
- a CDS encoding NAD(P)/FAD-dependent oxidoreductase: MSATNAYDAIIVGGGHNGLINAAYLARAGLRVVVLERRHLVGGAAVTEEIFPGFKYSVASYVVSLLRPEIIRDLRLARHGLEILPLESTVTPLPNGDYLGRWADHDQTRRDLYRHSPKDAEAYDDFATLMYRLAWAVKPLLGVVPPDPLSPGLRDLKTLLMLGRHARGLDEQQFHALFKLGTMSAADYLDEWFESDVLKATMSASGIIGTFLGPRSPGTAYVLLHHYMGEIDGVFRAWGFARGGNGMVSESIASSARSHGAEIRTGASVERVLTANGRATGVVLEDGEELTAKTVVSGVDPKRTFLGLLDPEELPDDLVEAIRRFRIRGSSGKVNLSLSEAPEFSCLPGGGPHLRGAFSISPSMDYLERAYDDAKYGGFSRQPYMDIVIPSMIDPGMAPPGRHVMSIFVQYAAFDIEGGWDGAKREAFGDAVVDTLSEYIPNLKGSILHRQVLTPLDMQEQLGLTEGNIFHGELTPQQLFFFRPSPAWADYRTPVRGFYQCGSGTHPGGGVCGASGRLAALEILRDLRRRPRGGSADRGSRA, from the coding sequence GTGAGCGCCACGAACGCGTACGACGCGATCATCGTCGGGGGCGGCCACAACGGCCTCATCAACGCCGCCTACCTCGCGCGGGCGGGCCTTCGCGTGGTCGTGCTCGAACGCCGGCACCTGGTGGGCGGAGCCGCGGTCACGGAGGAGATCTTCCCCGGCTTCAAGTACTCCGTCGCCTCCTACGTCGTGAGCCTGCTGAGGCCCGAGATCATCCGCGACCTGCGACTCGCGCGGCACGGGCTGGAGATCCTCCCCCTCGAGAGCACGGTCACGCCGCTCCCGAACGGCGACTATCTCGGGCGCTGGGCGGACCACGACCAGACGCGACGCGACCTCTACCGCCATTCTCCGAAGGACGCCGAGGCGTACGACGATTTCGCGACGCTCATGTACCGGCTCGCGTGGGCCGTGAAACCTCTCCTCGGCGTCGTGCCGCCCGACCCGCTCTCTCCCGGGCTGCGCGATCTGAAGACGCTGCTCATGCTGGGACGGCACGCGCGCGGCCTCGACGAGCAGCAGTTCCACGCGCTCTTCAAGCTGGGAACCATGAGCGCGGCGGACTATCTCGACGAGTGGTTCGAGTCGGATGTACTGAAGGCGACGATGTCCGCGAGCGGAATCATCGGAACATTCCTCGGACCTCGATCTCCGGGGACGGCGTACGTCCTGCTCCATCACTACATGGGCGAGATCGACGGGGTGTTCCGGGCGTGGGGATTCGCGCGGGGCGGGAACGGGATGGTCAGCGAGTCCATCGCCTCCTCGGCGAGGTCCCACGGGGCCGAGATCCGGACGGGGGCCTCGGTGGAGCGGGTGCTCACGGCGAACGGACGGGCGACAGGCGTCGTCCTGGAGGATGGCGAGGAACTCACGGCGAAGACGGTCGTGTCGGGGGTCGATCCGAAGCGCACCTTCCTCGGCCTGCTCGACCCGGAAGAGCTGCCGGACGATCTCGTGGAGGCGATCCGGCGCTTCCGAATCCGCGGCTCCTCCGGCAAGGTCAACCTGTCGCTCTCGGAGGCGCCGGAGTTCTCCTGCCTGCCGGGCGGGGGGCCGCACCTGCGCGGCGCCTTCTCCATCAGTCCGAGCATGGATTACCTAGAGCGCGCCTACGACGACGCGAAGTACGGCGGATTCTCGCGGCAGCCGTACATGGACATCGTGATTCCGTCGATGATCGACCCCGGGATGGCACCGCCGGGACGGCACGTGATGTCGATCTTCGTCCAGTATGCCGCCTTCGACATCGAGGGCGGCTGGGACGGCGCGAAGCGGGAGGCGTTCGGCGACGCAGTCGTCGATACGCTCTCGGAGTACATCCCGAACCTCAAGGGCTCCATCCTCCACCGGCAGGTGCTCACGCCGCTGGACATGCAGGAGCAACTGGGGCTCACCGAGGGCAACATCTTCCACGGCGAGCTGACGCCGCAGCAGCTCTTCTTCTTCCGTCCGTCGCCCGCGTGGGCCGACTACCGGACGCCCGTGCGCGGGTTCTACCAGTGCGGCTCGGGGACGCATCCGGGGGGCGGCGTGTGCGGGGCCTCGGGGCGGCTCGCCGCGCTCGAGATCCTCCGGGACCTGCGTCGGCGCCCGCGGGGCGGGTCGGCAGATCGAGGGAGTCGAGCGTGA
- a CDS encoding NAD(P)/FAD-dependent oxidoreductase, translating to MSSRAYDAVVIGAGHNGLVAAAYLARAGLRVVVVERGEAAGGCAATEELWPGYRVDTGAHSLTGIDPRVMADLGLEAPGPTGAGLDLMSPTACVVSPQPDGGALILESDPARTADRIRPFSARDAARWPEFVRAMSRASRALAVLYGALPPRIAGADRGDLWELLRLGAKLNRLGRRDALELMRLLPMTVEELLYEWFESEALKGALAADGVRGICQGPLASGTGYMFLHHMVGAGGVVRRRRQVRGGMGALGAALERVAVAAGAEIRLGREAAAIRVEDGRATGITLAGGGEIAASRVVSSADPGRTLLGLVDPGELAPEFARALDHIKYRGVVAKVHLALGEPPRLRSGGDAARSAMLAGAAITVAPSIHYIERAYDDAKYGRPSARSVLDAVLTTALDPSLAPEGRHLLSVAAQYAPFRLADGSWNDERREALGDAVIATLAEHIPNLERAILHRHVLTPADLADRFALPEGNIHHGEMTLDQVFFGRPVAGWARYRTPIDGLYLCGAGTHPGGSLNGRPGAAAAARILRDG from the coding sequence GTGAGCTCTCGGGCGTACGACGCCGTCGTCATCGGGGCCGGACACAACGGTCTCGTCGCGGCGGCCTACCTGGCGCGGGCCGGGCTCCGCGTGGTCGTCGTCGAACGGGGCGAGGCCGCGGGCGGGTGCGCCGCCACGGAGGAGTTGTGGCCCGGATATCGCGTGGACACCGGCGCGCACAGCCTGACGGGGATCGATCCGCGTGTCATGGCGGACCTCGGCCTGGAGGCGCCGGGACCGACGGGCGCCGGGCTGGACCTCATGTCTCCCACGGCCTGCGTCGTGTCGCCGCAGCCGGACGGGGGAGCGCTCATCCTGGAGAGCGATCCGGCCCGGACGGCGGATCGGATTCGGCCCTTCTCCGCACGGGACGCCGCCCGCTGGCCGGAGTTCGTGCGCGCGATGTCGCGGGCGAGCCGAGCCCTCGCCGTGCTGTACGGCGCGCTGCCGCCGCGGATCGCGGGCGCGGACCGCGGCGACCTGTGGGAACTCCTCCGCCTCGGCGCGAAGCTGAACCGCCTCGGACGGCGGGACGCCCTCGAGCTGATGCGGCTCCTCCCGATGACGGTGGAGGAACTGCTCTACGAGTGGTTCGAGAGCGAGGCGCTCAAGGGTGCGCTCGCGGCGGACGGCGTGCGGGGGATCTGCCAGGGGCCGCTGGCCTCGGGCACCGGCTACATGTTCCTCCACCACATGGTGGGTGCGGGCGGGGTCGTGCGGCGAAGACGGCAGGTGCGCGGCGGGATGGGCGCGCTCGGCGCCGCTCTTGAGCGCGTCGCCGTCGCGGCGGGCGCGGAGATTCGCCTCGGCCGCGAGGCGGCCGCGATCCGCGTCGAAGACGGGCGCGCGACGGGCATCACCCTCGCCGGGGGCGGCGAGATCGCGGCATCCCGCGTCGTCTCGTCCGCGGATCCCGGCCGCACGCTGCTCGGCCTCGTCGACCCCGGCGAACTGGCCCCCGAGTTCGCCCGCGCGCTGGACCACATCAAGTACCGGGGCGTCGTCGCGAAGGTGCACCTCGCGCTGGGCGAGCCCCCGCGCCTGCGCTCCGGCGGTGACGCGGCCCGGTCCGCCATGCTTGCCGGCGCCGCCATCACGGTGGCACCGAGCATCCACTACATCGAGCGCGCGTACGACGACGCGAAGTACGGCCGTCCGTCCGCACGTTCGGTCCTCGACGCTGTCCTCACGACCGCGCTCGATCCGTCGCTCGCGCCGGAAGGGCGTCACCTCCTGTCCGTAGCGGCCCAGTACGCACCCTTCCGACTGGCCGACGGATCATGGAATGACGAGCGCCGCGAGGCGCTGGGGGACGCGGTGATCGCGACGCTGGCGGAACACATCCCCAACCTCGAGAGGGCGATCCTGCACCGGCACGTGCTGACGCCAGCCGACCTCGCCGACCGGTTCGCGCTGCCCGAAGGGAACATCCACCACGGCGAGATGACGCTCGACCAGGTCTTCTTCGGGCGCCCCGTCGCGGGCTGGGCCCGATACCGGACCCCGATCGACGGACTCTACCTGTGCGGGGCCGGCACCCACCCGGGCGGCAGTCTCAACGGCCGCCCCGGCGCCGCTGCCGCCGCCCGCATCCTCCGCGACGGCTAG
- a CDS encoding malate dehydrogenase, translated as MTAPARVAITGAAGNIGYALAFRIAAGDMLGPDRPVTLQLLEIPPALDALRGVEMELNDCAFPLLHGVVGTADVNEGFDGVDYALLVGAKPRGPGMERGDLLADNGRIFGPQGRALSDRASPDVRVLVVGNPANTNCLIAAANAPKLDRRQFAAMTRLDHNRAISQLAEKTGTHATEIRRMTIWGNHSATQYPDISQCTVAGAPAADLVDEAWYRDTFIPKVQKRGAEIIQARGASSAASAASAAIDHVRTWVHGTPEGDWTSMAVHADGRYGVAEGVVYSHPVTCANGDYSVVDGLDPGDFSRERMEITDAELRSERDAVADLLG; from the coding sequence ATGACTGCACCGGCGCGGGTCGCCATCACCGGGGCCGCAGGAAATATCGGATACGCCCTTGCCTTCAGGATTGCGGCAGGGGACATGCTCGGGCCGGACCGGCCCGTCACGCTTCAACTGCTGGAGATTCCGCCCGCGCTCGACGCGCTGCGCGGCGTCGAGATGGAACTCAACGACTGTGCCTTCCCGCTCCTGCACGGGGTGGTCGGGACCGCGGATGTGAACGAGGGATTTGACGGGGTCGACTACGCGCTGCTCGTGGGCGCCAAGCCGCGGGGGCCGGGGATGGAGCGGGGCGACCTGCTGGCCGACAACGGGAGGATCTTCGGCCCGCAGGGTCGCGCGCTGAGCGACCGCGCGTCGCCCGACGTGCGCGTCCTCGTGGTCGGAAACCCGGCCAACACGAACTGCCTCATCGCCGCGGCGAACGCCCCGAAGCTCGACCGCCGGCAGTTCGCGGCCATGACCCGCCTCGACCACAACCGCGCGATCAGCCAGCTCGCCGAGAAGACGGGCACGCACGCGACGGAAATCCGGCGCATGACCATCTGGGGCAACCACTCGGCCACGCAGTACCCGGACATCAGCCAATGCACGGTGGCGGGCGCCCCGGCCGCCGACCTCGTTGACGAAGCGTGGTACCGGGACACCTTCATCCCGAAGGTCCAGAAGCGGGGAGCGGAGATCATCCAGGCGCGCGGCGCCTCCTCGGCGGCGTCCGCGGCCTCCGCCGCCATCGACCACGTGCGGACGTGGGTGCACGGGACGCCGGAGGGTGACTGGACGAGCATGGCCGTGCACGCGGACGGGCGCTACGGCGTGGCCGAAGGCGTCGTCTACTCGCACCCCGTGACGTGCGCGAACGGCGACTACTCCGTCGTCGACGGCCTCGACCCGGGCGACTTCAGCCGCGAGCGCATGGAGATCACCGACGCGGAGTTGCGCTCCGAACGCGACGCCGTCGCCGACCTCCTCGGCTAG
- a CDS encoding Fic family protein, translating into MTDERPYERSHPWISFRARLERATPQLWPLLGQVAARCEQVARAVLPPAAAAEMHKLYLIKGARATTAIEGNTLTEEQVRDRLDGQLELPISQEYLGREVDNVLRACEDIFRRITAGEPPRLTPDWIREANRLVLAGLEEHLEEGVVPGEVPTFSVGVGRYSGAPREDCLFLLERLCEWLEEDVVWPDLEEHLDSAIAVAVLRAVLAHLYIAWIHPFGDGNGRAARLTEFLILARAGVPSPATHLLSNHYNLTRAEYYRQLDRSSRANAGRGDALGFVVYSLQGFLDGLEEQCRYVEGVQSWLAWEHYVYSTFGQRRRSPAMNRRREVVLVLGRHAEPARKRDIPDLAPGLARLYSTKTTKTLTRDLNWLLANNLLEEDGGEYRAPVHMMQQLLPVRA; encoded by the coding sequence ATGACGGACGAACGGCCGTACGAACGGAGTCATCCGTGGATCAGTTTTCGCGCGCGTCTGGAGCGGGCCACGCCGCAGTTGTGGCCCCTGCTGGGACAGGTGGCGGCTCGCTGCGAGCAGGTCGCCCGGGCGGTTCTGCCTCCCGCCGCAGCAGCGGAGATGCACAAGCTCTACCTCATCAAGGGGGCCCGCGCAACGACGGCCATCGAAGGGAACACGCTTACCGAAGAGCAGGTTCGGGACAGACTCGACGGACAACTCGAACTTCCAATCTCGCAGGAGTACCTGGGCCGGGAAGTCGACAACGTCCTTCGCGCCTGCGAAGACATTTTTCGGCGGATTACCGCCGGTGAACCGCCACGCCTCACTCCGGACTGGATCCGGGAAGCGAACCGCCTCGTCCTCGCGGGGTTGGAAGAGCACCTGGAAGAGGGAGTCGTTCCGGGAGAGGTGCCCACGTTCTCCGTTGGCGTGGGAAGATATTCGGGTGCGCCGCGGGAAGACTGCCTGTTCCTCCTCGAACGGCTGTGTGAATGGCTGGAGGAAGACGTAGTCTGGCCGGATCTCGAGGAGCACCTGGACAGTGCGATCGCAGTGGCGGTTCTGCGGGCGGTCCTCGCACACTTGTACATCGCCTGGATTCATCCCTTCGGCGATGGGAACGGTCGTGCGGCGCGGCTCACCGAGTTCCTCATCCTGGCTCGCGCTGGGGTTCCCTCTCCCGCCACACATCTCCTGAGCAACCACTACAATCTCACTCGCGCGGAATACTACCGGCAGCTCGATCGTTCGAGCCGCGCCAATGCGGGCCGCGGGGACGCACTCGGGTTCGTCGTCTATTCGCTTCAGGGGTTTCTGGACGGCCTCGAGGAACAGTGTCGTTACGTGGAAGGGGTCCAGTCATGGCTGGCATGGGAACACTACGTGTATTCGACGTTCGGACAGCGGCGTCGCTCGCCCGCCATGAACCGTCGTCGGGAGGTGGTCCTCGTCCTGGGGCGGCACGCGGAGCCGGCGAGGAAGCGCGACATTCCCGACCTGGCTCCCGGCTTGGCGCGTCTCTATTCCACGAAGACCACGAAGACGCTCACGCGTGATTTGAACTGGCTGCTCGCCAACAACCTGCTCGAAGAGGACGGGGGCGAATACCGCGCGCCCGTCCACATGATGCAGCAGCTTCTTCCCGTCCGAGCCTAG
- a CDS encoding ABC transporter ATP-binding protein codes for MTHRYGPVVALEEVDLEVRRGEVLAVLGPNGAGKTTAISLLLGSVPVQTGEATVFGQRPGAPGVRARRGAMLQISGVPNTLTVGEHIDLFRAYYPAPAPASRLLAMAGLEGLERRRFGKLSGGQKQRVMFALALCGDPQLVFLDEPTAGLDVEARRGLWDEIRALSESGRTTVLTTHYLEEADALADRIVVLHRGRVIAEGSPATIKSHTAARRVRCVTGVHRDRVASLPGVVRSETRGRYLEVLTSRPEDLVRALLDLDPDLHDLTVVGAGLEEAFLALTRAPDASEPVS; via the coding sequence GTGACGCATCGATACGGACCTGTCGTCGCGCTGGAGGAGGTGGATCTGGAGGTCCGGCGCGGCGAGGTACTGGCGGTGCTGGGGCCCAACGGGGCAGGCAAGACCACCGCGATCAGCCTGCTGCTCGGGAGCGTGCCCGTGCAGACCGGAGAAGCGACCGTCTTCGGACAGCGGCCGGGGGCTCCCGGGGTTCGCGCGCGCCGAGGCGCGATGCTCCAGATCTCCGGCGTCCCGAATACGCTGACGGTGGGCGAACACATCGACCTTTTCCGAGCCTACTATCCGGCGCCGGCGCCGGCTTCCCGGCTGCTCGCCATGGCGGGGCTGGAGGGACTGGAGCGACGCAGGTTCGGCAAGCTCTCCGGGGGACAGAAGCAGCGGGTGATGTTCGCACTCGCTCTGTGTGGCGACCCGCAGCTTGTGTTCCTCGATGAACCCACGGCGGGCCTGGACGTGGAAGCGCGGCGCGGGTTGTGGGATGAGATTCGCGCACTCAGCGAGTCGGGGCGGACCACGGTTCTGACGACCCACTACCTCGAGGAGGCGGACGCGCTCGCGGATCGCATCGTCGTCCTACATCGCGGGCGGGTCATCGCGGAGGGCTCGCCGGCGACCATCAAGTCGCATACGGCCGCCCGCCGGGTCCGTTGCGTCACCGGGGTTCACCGCGACCGCGTGGCCTCCCTTCCGGGCGTCGTGAGGTCCGAGACCCGGGGCCGGTACCTGGAGGTCCTGACCTCACGACCGGAGGATCTCGTACGCGCCCTCCTCGATCTGGACCCGGACCTGCACGACCTGACCGTCGTCGGCGCCGGACTTGAAGAGGCCTTCCTCGCCCTGACGCGAGCACCCGACGCCTCGGAGCCTGTCTCATGA
- a CDS encoding ABC transporter permease, translating into MTTATLARRGRIYVLEARYQFLMVLREPAFAIPTLLFPLIFYLFFGVVMGGRGFSVAAPTYMLATYSVFGVLGPSLFGFGAGLATERDSGALLLKRTTPMPAAAYLLAKVGMALTFGAAVVLGIFFIGAHGAGVMLYRWQWFALAGVVLAGVIPFCALGLAVGAWSKSRAAVAITNLVFLPMAMLSGLWIPITLFPAALQDFANVLPAYHHAQLALKVIAMDGGQATALHVAVLAVQSIAFLIVAAVGFRRAESGAVSIRGGGMS; encoded by the coding sequence ATGACGACGGCAACACTCGCGCGACGCGGGCGCATCTACGTGCTGGAGGCCCGGTACCAGTTCCTGATGGTGCTGCGAGAGCCCGCCTTCGCGATCCCCACGCTGCTCTTCCCGCTGATCTTCTACCTGTTTTTCGGCGTGGTCATGGGCGGGAGAGGCTTTTCGGTCGCGGCACCCACGTACATGCTGGCGACCTACAGCGTCTTCGGCGTCCTGGGACCCTCGCTGTTCGGCTTCGGGGCCGGACTGGCGACGGAACGCGACTCCGGCGCTCTGCTGCTCAAGCGTACCACGCCGATGCCCGCGGCAGCCTATCTGCTCGCCAAGGTGGGGATGGCGTTGACCTTCGGGGCGGCCGTCGTCCTGGGGATCTTCTTTATCGGCGCCCACGGGGCCGGCGTGATGCTGTACCGCTGGCAGTGGTTCGCTCTGGCCGGGGTCGTACTCGCCGGGGTGATCCCTTTCTGCGCGCTCGGGTTGGCCGTTGGAGCGTGGTCGAAGAGTCGCGCCGCGGTGGCCATCACGAATCTCGTCTTCCTGCCCATGGCCATGCTGTCGGGGCTCTGGATCCCGATCACGCTGTTTCCGGCGGCCCTGCAGGACTTCGCCAACGTGTTGCCCGCCTATCACCACGCGCAGCTCGCACTTAAGGTCATCGCGATGGACGGTGGACAGGCGACGGCCCTGCACGTCGCCGTGCTTGCCGTGCAATCGATCGCCTTTCTCATCGTCGCCGCGGTCGGGTTCCGGCGGGCGGAGAGCGGCGCCGTCTCGATCCGTGGGGGAGGGATGTCATGA
- a CDS encoding CIA30 family protein: MNTEHRTVLRSLWILLAAVVGFTGALATLPVPGDAAAPEQEPPEESFAIVDVTLFDGEAFRRNQDVWVEDGRVRRVGAKLRLPEDLPRVDGRGHTLLPGLIDGHVHTFGGTLGDALRFGVTSVLDQFTDPGLVAAARTTRDEIARTAEADLFSAGMLATAPGGHGTQFGLGVEPLTGPEGADAWVRARKAEGSDWIKIVSEDGAAYRGEIPSLERETIAALIGAAHAEGLLAVVHVSDLEAALEALSLGADGLVHTWFDAAISEEGARSFAEAGVFVVPTLSVIMGLFGDSTGLRILDETDEALVSPMQRQTLSNRFEMPEGPDSEVALENVRRLHAAGVRIVAGTDAPNPGTATGLSMHGELRLLARAGLESHEALAAATSVAADAFAVPERGRIAEGTIADLLLVRGDVEEDLARTADIVTIWKDGYPVLRETAATASSPEIPPAPEGPVVVDFEDGLDSGFGFGWQVTTDAMNGGASTADLAVEDGALVVRGETRAGFAFPWAGAIWFTGDQPMQAVDFSGRSVLRFRTRGDGRSYTAMLFGEGAAATVPPTVPFVAGPEWAVVEIPLEGFATADPSIIAALAFVAQAPLGSFTFELDDVEIR, translated from the coding sequence ATGAACACGGAGCACCGCACCGTCCTGCGGAGCCTGTGGATTCTCCTCGCCGCGGTAGTGGGATTCACCGGCGCGCTGGCGACGCTCCCGGTCCCGGGTGACGCGGCCGCCCCGGAACAGGAGCCGCCGGAGGAGAGCTTCGCGATCGTCGACGTGACGTTGTTCGACGGCGAGGCCTTCAGGCGGAACCAGGATGTGTGGGTGGAGGACGGACGGGTGCGGCGGGTGGGCGCGAAGCTCCGGCTGCCGGAGGACCTGCCCCGCGTCGATGGCCGGGGACATACGCTGCTCCCGGGCCTCATCGATGGCCATGTCCACACGTTCGGCGGGACGCTTGGCGATGCGCTTCGCTTCGGCGTGACTTCCGTGCTCGATCAGTTCACGGACCCCGGCCTCGTGGCCGCCGCGCGGACGACCCGAGACGAAATCGCGCGGACGGCCGAAGCCGATCTCTTCTCCGCCGGCATGCTGGCGACGGCGCCCGGCGGTCACGGCACGCAGTTCGGGCTGGGGGTGGAGCCGCTCACGGGCCCGGAAGGCGCCGACGCCTGGGTGCGGGCGCGGAAGGCGGAGGGGTCCGACTGGATCAAGATCGTCTCCGAGGATGGAGCCGCGTACCGCGGCGAGATCCCTTCTCTGGAGCGCGAGACGATTGCGGCGCTCATCGGGGCCGCCCACGCCGAGGGGCTGCTGGCCGTCGTCCACGTCAGCGACCTTGAGGCGGCGCTCGAGGCGCTCTCGCTGGGGGCCGACGGCCTGGTCCACACCTGGTTCGACGCCGCGATCTCTGAGGAGGGCGCTCGCAGCTTCGCGGAGGCGGGCGTCTTCGTCGTCCCCACCCTTTCCGTCATCATGGGACTGTTCGGCGACTCCACCGGTCTGCGCATCCTCGACGAGACGGACGAAGCGCTGGTCTCGCCGATGCAGCGGCAGACGCTGAGCAACCGGTTCGAGATGCCCGAAGGGCCGGACTCGGAGGTCGCGCTGGAGAACGTGCGGCGGCTCCATGCGGCGGGCGTGCGGATCGTCGCGGGCACGGACGCGCCGAATCCCGGGACGGCGACCGGCCTCTCGATGCACGGGGAGCTTCGGCTCCTCGCGCGGGCCGGCCTGGAGAGCCATGAGGCGCTCGCCGCGGCCACGTCCGTCGCCGCGGACGCATTTGCCGTCCCCGAGCGCGGCCGCATCGCCGAGGGCACCATCGCCGACCTCCTGCTGGTGCGGGGCGACGTGGAGGAGGACCTCGCGCGCACCGCCGACATCGTCACGATCTGGAAGGACGGCTATCCCGTCCTCCGTGAAACCGCCGCGACCGCCTCGTCGCCCGAGATCCCACCGGCTCCGGAGGGGCCGGTCGTCGTCGACTTCGAGGACGGGCTCGACTCCGGCTTCGGCTTCGGCTGGCAGGTGACGACGGACGCGATGAACGGGGGCGCCTCCACGGCGGACCTGGCCGTGGAGGACGGGGCGCTCGTCGTGCGGGGAGAGACCCGGGCAGGGTTCGCCTTCCCCTGGGCGGGCGCGATCTGGTTCACCGGCGACCAACCGATGCAGGCGGTCGACTTTTCCGGCCGCAGCGTCCTGCGCTTCCGCACCCGCGGAGACGGACGGAGCTACACCGCGATGCTGTTCGGCGAGGGGGCCGCGGCCACCGTGCCCCCCACGGTCCCCTTCGTCGCCGGCCCGGAGTGGGCCGTGGTCGAGATCCCGCTCGAGGGCTTCGCCACCGCCGACCCCTCGATCATCGCCGCCCTCGCTTTCGTGGCCCAGGCCCCGCTCGGCTCGTTCACCTTCGAACTCGACGACGTAGAGATCCGCTAG